The DNA window GCCTGACGCCGGTCGCCGCGGTCTGACGCTTCGAAGAGATCGGAGCGTAGAAGCGGCTTCGGATGGTGGGGACGGAGGGTCCCGCGCGTTTTTCCGATGCCGTGAGGGGAGCAGCATTGCAGGCATGTCACGCATCGCCCGGCGGTCTCGTCGCGCGAAACGGTGTCGCTTGCGCTCCTCGATCCCAATCGCCGGCGGATCGGCCCAAAGGCCGGACGCTGACCGACACCCCGAGGAAGACAGGGACAAGACGAATGAACGCCTTTTTCAAGACCCTTGCTGCCGCCACCGTGATGGCCGGCGTCGCCCAGGTCGCGGTTGCGCAAGCGACCGAGATCAACTTCGGCATCATCTCCACCGAGAGCCAGCAGAACCTGCGCCCGAAGTGGGAGCCCTTCCTGGCCGACATGGAGAAGCAGACCGGCTTCACCGTGAACCCCTTCTTCGCGTCGGACTATGCCGGCGTGATCGAAGGCATGCGCTTCGGCAAGGTGGACGTTGCCTGGTTTGGCAACAAGTCGGCGATGGAAGCGGTTGACCGCGCCCACGGTGAGATCTTCGCCCAGACCGTCGATGCCGGTGGCAACCCCGGCTACTGGTCGCTGATCCTTGCGCCGGCCGATTCCAAGCTGAGCAGCCTCGACGACCTGCTGAAGTGCGACAAGACGCTGAACTTCGGTCTCGGCGATCCGAACTCGACCTCCGGCTTCCTGGTGCCGATGACCTTCGTCTTCGCCGCCAACGGCGTCGACCCGAAGGAATGCTTCAAGAACGTCACCAACGCCAACCACGAGACCAACGCGATGGCGGTGGCCAACGGCCAGGTCGACGCGGCGAGCAACAACACCGAGAACCTCGCCCTGATCGAGAAGAACCAGCCGGAAGCTTTCAAGAAGATCAAGATCATCTGGAAGTCGCCGCTGATCCCGTCCGACCCGATCGTCTGGAACAGCGAGCTGCCGCAGGAGACCAAGGATAAGGTCCGCGACTTCATGCTGAGCTACGGCACGGAAAACTCCAAGGGCGACATGGCCCATGAGAAGGAAGTCCTTGCGGGTCTGGAGTGGGCGCCCTTCCGCGCTTCCGACAACGATCAGCTCCTGCCGATCCGCGTGATGGAACTCTCCAAGAAGATTGCCCAGCTTCAGGTCGACGACAAGGTCTCGGCCGACGAGAAGAAGGCAACGATCGAGAAGCTTGAGGCTGAAAAGGCCAGCTACGAAGCCAAGATCAAGGCCAAGGGCCAGAGCTGATCCTGGAATGGACGACAAGTGGAGCGGGCCCTCGGCCCGTTCCCGTTCGCCGGTGCACGGGCGGGACCTTCCTCGCTTGCGCCGGCTCTTGCCTGTTGAGAATGAGGACCGACGCATGACGAATGTCGCGGACACGCGAGCCGAGGCGGAAAAGCTGGCGGGCGCCGCGCGGGACTGGCCGCGCACTCTGCGTAACGGGGGAATCGCCGGCGCGCTCCTGCTGGCCCTTGCCTGGAGTTCCGGACCGGCCGAGATGGGCCGCTGGACCTATCTCTTCACCGACGCCGACAACATGGCGCAATACGCCAGCGGCTTCGCGCACCCGGATTTTTCCGACTGGGATTTCTATCTTCAGGAGATGGTCGTCACCGTCCAGATCGCCCTCTGGGGCACATTCCTGGCGGTCCTTCTGGCGATCCCCTTCGGCATCCTCTCGGCCCACAACATGGTGCCCTGGTATATTCTCCAGCCCTGCCGGCGGTTGATGGACTTCTTCCGCGCCATCCACGAGATCGTCTGGGCGGTGCTCTTCGTCGTCGCGGTCGGGCTCGGCCCCTTCGCCGGTGTGATGGCGCTGTTCATCCACACGACGGGCATTCTCGCCAAGCTCTTTTCCGAGGCGGTCGAGGCCATCGACCCGCGCCCTGTGGAGGCAATCCGGACGACCGGCGCGACCAAAGTGCAGGAAGTCGTCTACGGCGTCATTCCGCAGGTGCTGCCGCTCTGGATCTCCTATTCGCTCTACCGATTCGAATCGAACGTCCGCGCCGCGACCGTGCTTGGCGTCATCGGCGCCGGCGGCATCGGCCAGGTTCTCTTTGAATCGATCCGCGGCTTCTACTATCCGCAGGCCGCCGCGATTCTTGTGGTCATCGTCATCACCGTTGTGCTGACCGACTTGCTGTCGCAGCAGCTCCGTCGCTTCTTCATCTGAGCGCTGGACGGCCTGAACCCGCCGGTGCCCCGGAGCGAATTCCCGGATCAGGGCACGACATCGTCGATCGCGATCGACAGTTCGACGCGGTCGGCGGCAAAACGGGTTTCGGCAAACTGGATCGGCCGCCCGTCGAGATCGACGTTGATCGCGACGGCGACCAGCACGATCGCACCGGGCGCAAGCCGCAGGTCTTCAAGGTCGTCGACGTCGGCATGGCGCGCGGAGATGACCGTGGACCGGCGCAGATAGTCCTCGATGCCGTAGCGCCGGTAGGAGAGGGTGATCGACCCGAGTTCGGCAAAGGCTTCGGCAAAACCCGAAAACCGCTCGGCGTCGAACCAGGCGGTGGA is part of the Hartmannibacter diazotrophicus genome and encodes:
- the phnE gene encoding phosphonate ABC transporter, permease protein PhnE; the encoded protein is MTNVADTRAEAEKLAGAARDWPRTLRNGGIAGALLLALAWSSGPAEMGRWTYLFTDADNMAQYASGFAHPDFSDWDFYLQEMVVTVQIALWGTFLAVLLAIPFGILSAHNMVPWYILQPCRRLMDFFRAIHEIVWAVLFVVAVGLGPFAGVMALFIHTTGILAKLFSEAVEAIDPRPVEAIRTTGATKVQEVVYGVIPQVLPLWISYSLYRFESNVRAATVLGVIGAGGIGQVLFESIRGFYYPQAAAILVVIVITVVLTDLLSQQLRRFFI
- the phnD gene encoding phosphonate ABC transporter substrate-binding protein → MNAFFKTLAAATVMAGVAQVAVAQATEINFGIISTESQQNLRPKWEPFLADMEKQTGFTVNPFFASDYAGVIEGMRFGKVDVAWFGNKSAMEAVDRAHGEIFAQTVDAGGNPGYWSLILAPADSKLSSLDDLLKCDKTLNFGLGDPNSTSGFLVPMTFVFAANGVDPKECFKNVTNANHETNAMAVANGQVDAASNNTENLALIEKNQPEAFKKIKIIWKSPLIPSDPIVWNSELPQETKDKVRDFMLSYGTENSKGDMAHEKEVLAGLEWAPFRASDNDQLLPIRVMELSKKIAQLQVDDKVSADEKKATIEKLEAEKASYEAKIKAKGQS